A stretch of the Notamacropus eugenii isolate mMacEug1 chromosome 2, mMacEug1.pri_v2, whole genome shotgun sequence genome encodes the following:
- the LOC140523597 gene encoding olfactory receptor 2G3-like produces the protein MMEKTNKSSPMGFILLGFSDQPQLEMALLFIITIFYILTLMGNTTIILVSYLNPKLHTPMYFFLSNLSFLDICFTTSIIPQMLWNLSSSDKTITYIGCIVQLYIVLGLGSTECILLTVMAYDRYIAICRPLHYTIIMHPRFLKQLAVVIWVSGFVGPLIQSILTFLLPFCTHHRVEGFMCEAPALIKIATVDTTFVETELSIASILYVVIPLALILVSYGCIARTTLKMKSPEGRWKLFGTCGSHLMVVTLYFGTIIAVYIQPKNEYTQKRSKFLALFYTVVTPTLNPMIYTLRNKDVKGSLRRLLGSNKGSICI, from the coding sequence ATGATGGAAAAGACCAATAAAAGCAGTCCAATGGGGTTCATTCTACTGGGTTTTTCTGATCAGCCTCAACTAGAAATGGCCCTCCTTTTCATCATCACCATATTTTACATTCTTACCCTGATGGGGAATACAACCATCATCCTGGTCTCTTACCTGAATCCCAAACTCCATACCCCaatgtattttttcctctccaaCCTCTCTTTTCTGGATATCTGCTTCACCACCAGCATAATACCCCAGATGTTATGGAATCTTAGCAGTAGTGATAAAACTATCACTTACATTGGTTGTATTGTGCAGCTATATATTGTTCTGGGATTGGGTTCCACTGAGTGTATTCTCCTGACTGTCATGGCTTATGATCGCTACATTGCCATCTGCCGCCCCCTTCATTATACTATTATCATGCATCCAAGATTTCTCAAACAGTTGGCGGTTGTGATTTGGGTCAGTGGTTTTGTGGGACCTTTGATTCAGTCAATACTGACTTTTCTATTGCCTTTTTGCACACACCATAGGGTGGAAGGTTTTATGTGTGAGGCTCCAGCCTTAATCAAAATTGCTACTGTAGACACCACTTTTGTGGAAACTGAACTTTCCATAGCCAGTATTCTTTATGTTGTAATACCTCTGGCTCTTATCCTGGTTTCTTATGGCTGCATTGCTAGAACGACATTGAAGATGAAGTCACCTGAAGGTCGTTGGAAATTATTTGGAACCTGTGGTTCCCATCTGATGGTTGTGACTTTGTACTTTGGAACCATAATTGCTGTCTACATACAGCCCAAAAATGAGTATACTCAGAAAAGGAGCAAATTTTTAGCCCTCTTCTACACTGTAGTGACCCCCACCCTCAACCCAATGATCTATACCTTGAGGAACAAAGATGTTAAAGGATCACTGAGGAGGTTGCTGGGTTCAAACAAAGGTTCCATATGTATATAG